TCGGACGTGCTGGCTGAAAACGGCGTACTGATGGTCACTCCGACCGCAACCGCCCCCGACCTCACCAAGCGCGGCCTCACCAACGTGCTGCGCACCTGCGGCCGCGACGACCAGCAGGCCGAAGTCGCTGCCAAATACGTGCTGAAGAATTTCAAGGACAAGCGCGTCGCCATCGTCAACGACAAGGGCGCCTATGGCAAAGGCCTTGCCGACGCCTTCAAGGCGACGCTGAACGCCGGTGGCATGACCGAAGTTGTCAATGACGCGGTCACGCCCGGCGACAAGGATTTCAGCGCCCTCACCACCCGCGTCAAATCGGAAAAGGTCGACCTGGTCTATTTCGGCGGCTATCACCCGGAAGGCGGCCTGCTCGCCCGCCAGCTGCATGACCTCGCCGCCAACGCGACGATCATCGGCGGCGACGGCCTCTCCAACACCGAATTCTGGGCGATCGGCACGGATGCGGCGGCAGGCACGCTGTTCACCAATGCCTCCGACGCCACCAAGAACCCGGATTCCAAGGCTGCCGCCGATGCGCTCGCTGCCAAGAACATCCCGGCCGAGGCCTTCACGCTCAACGCCTATGCCGCCGTCGAAGTGCTGAAAGCCGGCATCGAGAAGGCCGGAAGCGCCGAGGATGCGGAAGCCGTCGCGGCCGCGCTGAAAGACGGCAAGGAAATCCCGACCGCTATCGGCAAGGTCACCTACGGCGAAACCGGCGACCTGACCTCGCAGAGCTTCTCGCTCTACAAATGGGAAGCCGGCAAGATCGTCGCCGCCGAATAACTATCGCTGATCGCCATCGACCGGGCGCCCCTATGGCGCCCGGTTTCGTTTGCGGCACTCGCTTGTGGCAGCAGATCGGCTATAAGTTTGAGAATCGGTTGCAATGTGAGCAAGGTCATGACCAGCAAACTCGAACGCCTCATCGACCAAGGGGTCGGCCGCGTGCCGGCCGATATCGTGCTGAAGGGCGGCCGTTTCTTCGACCTCGTCACCGGCGAACTCGTCCACTCCGATATCGCCATCGGCGCCGATCGCATCGTCGGCACCTCCGGCAATTACGAGGGGGAAACCGAGATCGACATATCGGGAAAAACAGTGGTCCCCGGTTTCATCGACACGCATCTGCACATCGAATCCTCGCTCGTCACGCCGCATGAATTCGACCGCTGCGTTCTGCCCTATGGCGTCACCACGGCGATCTGCGATCCGCACGAAATCGCCAATGTGCTCGGCGCCGCCGGCATCGAATTCTTTCTCCAGTCCGCGCTCGAGACGATCATGGACATCCGCGTCCAGCTCTCTTCCTGCGTGCCGGCGACACATCTCGAAACCTCCGGCGCCGATCTGCCGATCGAGCGTCTCCTGCCCTTCCGTCACCACCCGAAGGTCATCGGCCTTGCCGAATTCATGAATTTCCCCGGCGTGATCCACAAGGATCCCGTATGCATGGCGAAGCTCGACGCCTTCCAGGGCGGTCATATCGATGGCCACGCACCGCTGCTGTCCGGCAACGACCTCAACGGCTACCTCACAGCCGGCATCCGCACCGAGCATGAATGCACGACCGCCACCGAAGCGCTGGAAAAGATCCGCAAGGGCATGCATATCCTGGTGCGCGAGGGCTCGGTGTCGAAGGATCTCGCCGCACTGATCCCCATCATCACCGAGCGGCTTTCACCCTATCTCGCGCTCTGCACCGACGACCGCAACCCGCTCGACATCGCCGAACAGGGCCATCTCGATCACATGATCCGAACGGCGATCGCAAACGGCGTCGAGCCCCTGGCGATCTATCGCGCCGCCTCGATTTCGGCCGCCCGCGCCTTCGGCCTCAGGGACCGCGGCCTGGTCGCGCCGGGCTGGCGCGCCGATCTGGTGGTTCTCGACAGCCTGGAAGGTTGTCGCGCCGAAATGGTCTTCTCCGCTGGCCGTCGCGTCACCGATGCGCTCTTTTCCTCACGCAGACCTGTTGCGCCGATCGGCCTCGACAGCGTCAAGGCCCGGCCGGTCAACGCCGCCCATTTCGGTGTGCCGGTTGCCGAAGGCGAAACGCCGGTTATCGGCGTCATGCCAGGCAAGATCATCACCGAGCATCGCCGCTACCGGCTGCCCGTTAGGGGCAACGAGACATCGGTCGATCTTGCCAACGACATCATCAAGGTCGCCGTCATCGAGCGCCATGGCAAGAACGGCAATCACGCCAACGGCTTCGTCCAGGGCTTCGGCCTGAAGAAAGGCGCGATCGCCTCCACCGTCGGCCATGACAGCCACAATATCTGCATCGTCGGCGTCGACGAAGACGACATGACGCGCGCCGCAAACCGCCTTGGCGAGATCAAGGGCGGCTTCGTCGTCGTCGAGGACGGCAGGGTCACCGGCGAAATCGCCCTGCCCATCGCCGGCCTGATGAGCCTGGAGCCTTACGAGACAGTCCGCGATACGCTGCACCACCTGCGCAAGGCCGCCTTCGCACTCGGCGCCACGCTGGAAGAACCCTTCCTACAGCTGGCCTTCCTGCCGCTGCCGGTCATCCCACACCTGAAGATATCCGACCGTGGCATGGTCGATGTGGACAAGTTCGCGCTGATCCGCTGATCGAATCCTCGGAAAATTCCCCGCCAGCGCCAATCTTGGGATATCGTAACGACCGGCCCATCGGGGTCGGCCGCTTTGGCTTCGAGCGGTCACGCAAACTGGAAATCTGACGACTGCAGAGTCGACACAGCTACGTTCTTCAGCGTGATGGTGTTATCAGCATCCGCTGTGATGATCGTGTCACTGCCAGAATCGTTTGATGCGGCAAGAAGTGCCGCCCAATCAGCAAAAACGCTGACATCGATCTTGATCGTGTCATGCGTCATGCCGGTAGCCACGAAGTTTGTGATTGTATCGTGACCCCAGTTGGGCGAATAGACGAAGAAGTCAGCCGCTGCTCCACCGACGAGTATGTCATCACCTGCGCCACCTGTTAGCGTGTTAGAACCGCTACCGCCGACGATCACATTATCGAGCGCGTTGCCGGTCCCGGCGAAAGCCCCTGTGCCGGCAAAGCTCAGGTTCTCGACATTGTCGGCAAGCGTATAGCTCGCCAGGTTCGTGCGAACCGTGTCGGTCCCTGCATCGGCGGCTTCGGTGACGATGTCGCCGGCATTGTCGACGATATAGGTGTCGTTGCCCGCTCCGCCGATCAAGCTGTCAGCACCTGCCCCGCCATTCAGCGTGTCGTTGCCGGCGCCGCCGGTGATCGTGTTGGCGAGCGCATTGCCGGTGCCGGTGAAGCTGGCGGATCCCGTATAGGTCAGGTTCTCGACATTGTTGCCGAGCGTATAGCTTGCAAGCGCCGTCTGGACCGTGTCCGTCCCTTCGCTCACATTCTCGATCACGATGTCGCTCGCAATATCGACCACATAGGTGTCGTCGCCAATCCCGCCCAACATCGTGTCGGAGCCACCACCGCCGATCAAAGTGTCGTTGCCGCCAGCCCCCATAAGCTTGTCGGCAGCAACACCGCCCTTGAGGACGTTGTCGAGCGCATTGCCGCTGCCGGTAAAGGCCGCCGTGCCGGTCGATGTCAGGTTCTCGACATTGTTGCCGAGCGTGTAGGCGGCCAGATTCGTCTGCACCGTGTCGATACCCTCGTCGGCATTTTCGATGACGATATCACCGCCACCGATGACATAGGTATCGTTGCCGACACCGCCGGAAAGCGTGTCGACGCCTGCCCCACCGGTCAGGATGTTGTTCAGCGTATTGCCTGTCCCGGCAAAAGTTCCCGTACCGATATAGGTGAGGTTTTCGACATCGCTGCCAAGCGTATAGCTTGCCAGTGTCGTGCGAACCGTGTCGGTGCCCGCGCCGGTGTTCTCTGCGACGCTGTCGCCGGCATTGTCGACGATGTAGATGTCGTCCCCCAACCCACCGATCAAAGTATCCGTACCGGCCCCGCCGTTCAGCGTGTCGTTGCCGATACCGCCGGTGATCGTATTATCAAGTGCATTGCCGGTGCCGGTGAAGCTGGCGGACCCGGTATAGGTCAGGTTCTCGACATTGGCCAATGTGGCGATCGAGTAGGCTGCAAGCGCCGTGCGGATTTCGTCGGTGCCGGCGCTGTCCTTGATCACGTCGCTCGCACTGTCGACGATATAGATGTCGTCGCCGGCGCCGCCGTCCAGCGTGTCGTTGCCGGTGCCACCGTCAAGCGTGTCGTTGCCGACGCCGCCGGTAATCGTGTTGGAGAGCGCATTGCCGGTGCCGGTGAAGCTGGAAGAGCCCGTATAGAGCAGGCTCTCGACATTGTTGTCGAGCGTATAGCTTGAAAGCGCCGTTCTGATCAGATCGGTGCCTTGATTGGCGGCTTCGGTGACCACGTCGCCAACATCATCGACAATATAGGTGTCGTTGCCGGCGGCGCCGATCAGTATGTCGGCGCCGGCGCCCCCGTCCAGGGTGTCGGCACCTGCTCCGCCCTTGATCGTGTTGGCAAGGCTATTGCCGGTCCCGGCAAAGGCGATCGTGCCGGTATAGGTGAGGTTCTCGACATCGCTGCCAAGCGTATAGCTTGCCAGTGTCGTGCGAACCGTGTCGGTGCCCTCATCGGCAGCTTCGGTGACGAGGTCGCCGGCATTGTCGACGATGTAGGTGTCGTCGCCTTCACCACCGGTCAAGCTATCGGCGCCAACCCCGCCATCCAGCGTGTCGTTACCGGCGTCGCCGGAAAGCGTATCAATGGCAGCGCCACCCGTGATCAAATTATCGAGCGCGTTGCCGGTCCCGGCGAAAGCCCCTGTGCCGGCAAAGCTCAGGTTCTCGACATTGTCGGCAAGCGTATAGCTCGCCAGGTTCGTGCGAACCGTGTCGGTTCCCGCATCGGTGGCTTCGGTGACGATGTCACCGGCATTGTCGACGATATAGGTGTCGTTGCCCGCTCCGCCGATCAAGCTGTCCAAACCGGCCCCGCCATTCAGCGTGTCATTGCCAGCGCCGCCGGTGATCGTGTTGGCAAGCGCATTGCCGGTGCCGGTGAAGCTGGCGGATCCCGTATAGGTCAGGTTCTCGACATTGTTACCGAGCGTATAGCTTGCAAGCGCCGTCTGGACCGTGTCCGTCCCTTCGTTCGCGTTCTCGATCACCAGGTCGCTCGCGATATCGACCACATAGATGTCGTCGCCAATCCCGCCCAGCATCGTGTCGGAACCGGCCCCGCCGATCAAAGTGTCGTTGCCGCCAGCCCCCACGAGCTTGTCGGCAGCAACACCGCCCTTGAGGACGTTGTCGAGCGCATTGCCGGTGCCGGTAAATGCGGCCGTGCCGGTCGATGTCAGGTTCTCGACATTGCCCCCCAGCGTATAGGCGGCCAGATTCGTCTGCACCGTGTCGATACCTTCGTCGGCATTTTCGATGACGATATCACCGGCACCGATGACATAGGTATCGTTGCCGACACCGCCGGAAAGCGTGTCGACGCCTGCCCCACCGGTCAGGATGTTGTTCAGCGTATTGCCCGTCCCGGTAAAAGATCCCGTACCGATATAGGCAAGGTTCTCGACATCGCTGCCAAGCGTATAGCTTGCCAGTGTCGTGCGAACCGTGTCGGTCCCCGCGCCGGTGTTCTCTGCGACGCTGTCGCCGGCATTGTCGACGATGTAGATGTCGTCCCCCAACCCACCGATCAAAGTATCCGTACCGGCCCCGCCGTTCAGCGTGTCGTTGCCGATACCGCCGGTGATCGTATTATCAAGCGCATTGCCGGTGCCGGTGAAGTTGGCGGAACCCGTATAGGTCAGGTTCTCGACATTGACCAATGCGGCGATCGAGTAGGCTGCAAGCGCCGTGCGGATTTCGTCGGTGCCGGCGCTGTCCTTGATCACGTCGCTCGCACTGTCGACGATATAGATGTCGTCGCCGGCGCCGCCGTCAAGCGTGTCGTTGCCGACGCCGCCGTCAAGCGTGTCGTTGCCGGCGCCGCCGGTGATCGCGTTGACGAGCGCATTGCCGGTGCCGGTGAAGCTGGAAGAGCCCGTATAGAGCAGGCTCTCGACATTGTTGTCGAGCGTATAGCTTGAAAGCGCCGTCTTGATCAGATCGGTGCCTTGATTGGCGGCTTCGGTGACCACGTCGCCAACATCATCGACAATATAGGTGTCGTTGCCGGCTGCGCCGATCAAGCTGTCCGCACCGGCCTTTCCGTCCAAGGTGTCGGCACCTGCCCCACCCTTGATCGTATTGGCAAGGCTATTGCCGGTCCCGGCAAAGGCGATCGTGCCGGTATAGGTGAGGTTCTCGACATCGCTGCCAAGCGTATAGCTTGCCAGTGTCGTGCGAACCGTGTCGGTGCCCTCATCGGCAGCTTCGGTGACGAGGTCGCCGGCATTGTCGACGATGTAGGTGTCGTCGCCTTCACCACCGGTCAAGCTATCGGCGCCAACCCCGCCATCCAGCGTGTCGTTACCGGCGTCGCCGGAAAGCGTATCAATGGCAGCGCCACCCGTGATCACATTATCGAGCGCGTTGCCGGTCCCGGCGAAAGCCCCTGTGCCGGCAAAGCTCAGGTTCTCGACATTGTCGGCAAGCGTATAGCTCGCCAGGTTCGTGCGAACCGTGTCGGTTCCCGCATCGGTGGCTTCGGTGACGATGTCACCGGCATTGTCGACGATATAGGTGTCGTTGCCCGCTCCGCCGATCAAGCTGTCCAAACCGGCCCCGCCATTCAGCGTGTCATTGCCAGCGCCGCCGGTGATCGTGTTGGCAAGCGCATTGCCGGTGCCGGTGAAGCTGGCGGATCCCGTATAGGTCAGGTTCTCGACATTGTTGCCGAGCGTATAGCTGACAAGCGCCGTCTGGACCGTGTCCGTCCCTTCGTTCACATTCTCGATCACGATGTCGGTCGCAATATCGACCACATAGGTATCGTCGCCAATCCCACCCAACATCGTGTCGGAACCGGTCCCGCCGATCAGCGTGTCGTTGCCAGCACCCCCATTCAACGTGTCGTTGCCGGCGCCACCGTCAAGCGTGTCGTTGCCGGCGCCGCCGGTGATCGCGTTGACGAGCGCATTGCCGGTGCCGGTGAAGCTGGAAGAGCCCGTATAGAGCAGGTTCTCGACATTGTTGCCGAGCGTATAGCTTGAAAGCGCCGTCTTGATCAGATCGGTGCCTTGATTGGCGGCTTCGGTGACCACGTCGCCAACATCATCGACAATATAGGTGTCGTTGCCGGCTGCGCCGATCAAGCTGTCCGCACCGGCCTTTCCGTCCAGAGTGTCGGCACCTGCCCCACCCTTGATCGTATTGGCAAGGTCATTGCCGGTCCCGGCAAAGGCGACCGTGCCGGTATAGGTGAGGTTCTCGACATCGCTGCCAAGCGTATAGTTCGC
This Rhizobium acidisoli DNA region includes the following protein-coding sequences:
- the ade gene encoding adenine deaminase, which gives rise to MTSKLERLIDQGVGRVPADIVLKGGRFFDLVTGELVHSDIAIGADRIVGTSGNYEGETEIDISGKTVVPGFIDTHLHIESSLVTPHEFDRCVLPYGVTTAICDPHEIANVLGAAGIEFFLQSALETIMDIRVQLSSCVPATHLETSGADLPIERLLPFRHHPKVIGLAEFMNFPGVIHKDPVCMAKLDAFQGGHIDGHAPLLSGNDLNGYLTAGIRTEHECTTATEALEKIRKGMHILVREGSVSKDLAALIPIITERLSPYLALCTDDRNPLDIAEQGHLDHMIRTAIANGVEPLAIYRAASISAARAFGLRDRGLVAPGWRADLVVLDSLEGCRAEMVFSAGRRVTDALFSSRRPVAPIGLDSVKARPVNAAHFGVPVAEGETPVIGVMPGKIITEHRRYRLPVRGNETSVDLANDIIKVAVIERHGKNGNHANGFVQGFGLKKGAIASTVGHDSHNICIVGVDEDDMTRAANRLGEIKGGFVVVEDGRVTGEIALPIAGLMSLEPYETVRDTLHHLRKAAFALGATLEEPFLQLAFLPLPVIPHLKISDRGMVDVDKFALIR
- a CDS encoding branched-chain amino acid ABC transporter substrate-binding protein — translated: MTLKTLTATLVASLAFAPLAHADITIGLIAPLTGPVAAYGDQVKNGAQTAVDEINKKGGILGEKVVLELADDAGEPKQGVSAANKVVADGIRFVVGPVTSGVAIPVSDVLAENGVLMVTPTATAPDLTKRGLTNVLRTCGRDDQQAEVAAKYVLKNFKDKRVAIVNDKGAYGKGLADAFKATLNAGGMTEVVNDAVTPGDKDFSALTTRVKSEKVDLVYFGGYHPEGGLLARQLHDLAANATIIGGDGLSNTEFWAIGTDAAAGTLFTNASDATKNPDSKAAADALAAKNIPAEAFTLNAYAAVEVLKAGIEKAGSAEDAEAVAAALKDGKEIPTAIGKVTYGETGDLTSQSFSLYKWEAGKIVAAE
- a CDS encoding M10 family metallopeptidase C-terminal domain-containing protein; amino-acid sequence: MTDLITPTKSVTSTGDQKVDGLFSGTAWDGTITYAFPTTSASYDYGYEKYYSFSPISSQQQSLALFFMEQSYGNTANDGFSVEGFTNANFEAGSAGTATVRFAQSSLPDTAWAYTPDVDEAAGDVWFGTGYAGTEDDYRYPRFGNYAGQTLAHELGHALGLKHAQEGRYPNMTVVPSAYDSLEYTIMTYRTYVGDNGDGYEYEHDGAPQTFMMLDIAALQEMYGADYTTNSGDTVYKWNPNQGITYVNGVAAITPAANRIFATIWDGGGIDTYDLSAYTTGLKIDLRAGGYSVFSQGQLADLGGGPNNGYARGNIFNALLYHDNVASLIENVKAGSGNDSIVGNEADNTLWGNAGNDSLNGGSGNDTLIGGVGNDTYTVDVLADVVTEGLNQGTDLIRTTLSSYALTNIANVENLTFIGTGDFSGTGNSLANTITGGAGNDTLDGAAGNDTLIGGAGNDLYVVDDNFDVVIESANKGTDTVQTALSSYTLSNNVEILTYTGSASFTGTGNALANTITGGAGNDTLDGGAGADSLTGGVGDDIYIVDNAGDSVAENTGAGTDTVRTTLASYTLGSNFENLTYIGTGSFIGTGNGVANTIKGGAGADTLDGGAGADILIGAAGNDTYIVDVSDVVTEGLNEGTDQIRTALSSYALTNIANVENLTFIGTGNFAGTGNGLANTITGGAGNDTLDGGAGNDTLNGGAGNDIYLVDSASDVITELVSGGTDEIRTALAAYSMAALANVEKLTYTGSANFTGTGNVLDNTIIGGAFNDTLDGGAGADSLTGGEGDDIYVVDNAGDLVTEAADEGTDTVRTALANYTLGSDVENLTYTGTVAFAGTGNDLANTIKGGAGADTLDGKAGADSLIGAAGNDTYIVDDVGDVVTEAANQGTDLIKTALSSYTLGNNVENLLYTGSSSFTGTGNALVNAITGGAGNDTLDGGAGNDTLNGGAGNDTLIGGTGSDTMLGGIGDDTYVVDIATDIVIENVNEGTDTVQTALVSYTLGNNVENLTYTGSASFTGTGNALANTITGGAGNDTLNGGAGLDSLIGGAGNDTYIVDNAGDIVTEATDAGTDTVRTNLASYTLADNVENLSFAGTGAFAGTGNALDNVITGGAAIDTLSGDAGNDTLDGGVGADSLTGGEGDDTYIVDNAGDLVTEAADEGTDTVRTTLASYTLGSDVENLTYTGTIAFAGTGNSLANTIKGGAGADTLDGKAGADSLIGAAGNDTYIVDDVGDVVTEAANQGTDLIKTALSSYTLDNNVESLLYTGSSSFTGTGNALVNAITGGAGNDTLDGGVGNDTLDGGAGDDIYIVDSASDVIKDSAGTDEIRTALAAYSIAALVNVENLTYTGSANFTGTGNALDNTITGGIGNDTLNGGAGTDTLIGGLGDDIYIVDNAGDSVAENTGAGTDTVRTTLASYTLGSDVENLAYIGTGSFTGTGNTLNNILTGGAGVDTLSGGVGNDTYVIGAGDIVIENADEGIDTVQTNLAAYTLGGNVENLTSTGTAAFTGTGNALDNVLKGGVAADKLVGAGGNDTLIGGAGSDTMLGGIGDDIYVVDIASDLVIENANEGTDTVQTALASYTLGNNVENLTYTGSASFTGTGNALANTITGGAGNDTLNGGAGLDSLIGGAGNDTYIVDNAGDIVTEATDAGTDTVRTNLASYTLADNVENLSFAGTGAFAGTGNALDNLITGGAAIDTLSGDAGNDTLDGGVGADSLTGGEGDDTYIVDNAGDLVTEAADEGTDTVRTTLASYTLGSDVENLTYTGTIAFAGTGNSLANTIKGGAGADTLDGGAGADILIGAAGNDTYIVDDVGDVVTEAANQGTDLIRTALSSYTLDNNVESLLYTGSSSFTGTGNALSNTITGGVGNDTLDGGTGNDTLDGGAGDDIYIVDSASDVIKDSAGTDEIRTALAAYSIATLANVENLTYTGSASFTGTGNALDNTITGGIGNDTLNGGAGTDTLIGGLGDDIYIVDNAGDSVAENTGAGTDTVRTTLASYTLGSDVENLTYIGTGTFAGTGNTLNNILTGGAGVDTLSGGVGNDTYVIGGGDIVIENADEGIDTVQTNLAAYTLGNNVENLTSTGTAAFTGSGNALDNVLKGGVAADKLMGAGGNDTLIGGGGSDTMLGGIGDDTYVVDIASDIVIENVSEGTDTVQTALASYTLGNNVENLTYTGSASFTGTGNALANTITGGAGNDTLNGGAGADSLIGGAGNDTYIVDNAGDIVTEAADAGTDTVRTNLASYTLADNVENLSFAGTGAFAGTGNALDNVIVGGSGSNTLTGGAGDDILVGGAAADFFVYSPNWGHDTITNFVATGMTHDTIKIDVSVFADWAALLAASNDSGSDTIITADADNTITLKNVAVSTLQSSDFQFA